In Perognathus longimembris pacificus isolate PPM17 chromosome 3, ASM2315922v1, whole genome shotgun sequence, a single window of DNA contains:
- the Gucd1 gene encoding protein GUCD1 isoform X4 translates to MRTQAEAAGSPLEPGDFVQLPVPIIQQLYHWDCGLACSRMVLRYLGQLDDEEFESALQELRLTRSIWTIDLAYLMRHFGVRHRFCTQTLGVDKGYKNQSFYRKHFDTEETRVNQLFSQAKACKVLVEKCRNVQHQHQ, encoded by the exons ATGAGGACGCAGGCGGAGGCAGCAGGGTCGCCGCTCGAGCCCG GGGATTTTGTGCAGTTGCCTGTGCCCATCATCCAGCAGCTGTACCACTGGGACTGTGGCCTGGCCTGCTCCAGGATGGTGCTGCG GTACCTGGGCCAGCTGGACGATGAAGAGTTTGAAAGTGCCCTACAAGAGCTGCGGCTGACCAGGAGCATCTGGACCATTGACCTGGCCTATCTGATGCGCCATTTTGGTGTGAGGCACCGCTTCTGTACGCAGACTCTGGGCGTTGACAAGGGCTACAAGAATCAG tcCTTCTATAGGAAGCACTTTGACACAGAAGAGACCCGAGTGAACCAACTATTTTCACAAGCTAAGGCCTGCAAGGTGCTGGTGGAAAAATG